A stretch of DNA from Rathayibacter sp. VKM Ac-2762:
CCGAGGACAAGATCCAGTCGGCCCGGCGCTTCTACAACGGCGGCGTGCGCGAGATGAACACCAAGGTGAAGGTCTTCCCGAACACGCTCTTCTCGCGTCGGCTCGGCTTCTCGGAGCGCGAGTTCTTCGAGGTCGGCGATCTCGCCGCGATCTCGGAGCCCCCGCGCGTCCAGTTCTAGGCAGCCGCCGTGTACAGCGCGATCGCCCGCAACAAGCGCAACACGGTCCTGATCCTCGTCCTGTTCCTGGCGATCATCGGCGGCCTGGGCGCCCTGGCGGCAGCGGTCTACCGCAGCACGACGATCGTCGTGGTGGTGCTCGTGATCGCCGCCGCTTACGCGTTCTTCCAGTACTTCTTCGCCGCTCGCCAGGCGGTCGCGCTCAGCGGCGGCGTGGCGGTGGAGAAGGCGGACGAGCCGAGGCTCTACCGCATCGTCGAGAACCTCTCGATCGCGACGGGCACGCCGATGCCGAAGGTGTACCTGATCGACGACCCGGCGCCGAACGCGTTCGCGACCGGCCGTGACCCCGAGCACGCCGTCGTGGCTGCGACGACGGGCCTGCTCGCGATCATGGACGACGCCGAGCTGGAGGGCGTGATGGCCCACGAGCTGGGCCACGTCCGCAACTACGACATCCGCGTCTCGATGATGGTCTTCGGTCTCGTCGTCGCGGTGGGCTTCCTCTCGGACGCCTTCCTCCGCCTGGCCTTCTTCGGGCGGGGCGGCAACGGCAACGGCGGGGGCAACCCGGCGCTCCTGATCGTCGGGCTGGTGTCGATGGTCCTCGCGCCGATCGTCGCCTCGGTCGTGCAGCTCTCGATCTCCCGCCAGCGCGAGTACCTCGCCGATGCCACCGGTGCGCTGACGACCCGCCACCCCGACGCCCTCGCCCGCGCCCTGCTCAAGCTCGAGTCCGCGGGCCGGCCGATGCAGCGGCAGAACAGCTCGATGGCGCACCTCTGGATCGCCGACCCGTCGAAGCCGGGAGTGGTCGCGCGCCTCTTCGCGACCCACCCGCCGATCGCGGACCGCGTCGCCCGCCTCTCCGAGATGGGATCGCGCTTCTAGCAGGCCGATCCGGCCGACGCCCCGTCGACGATCGCCGCCCGCCCGGATCCCGCCCCTGGCAGCGGGGCACGCGCCACCGCGCCGGACGGGACGTCATCCGGTCGGAGCCGCCAGCGGACCGCCGTCGACGGTCGTCAGGTACTCGGCGAAGACCGGCGCCGGGTCGATGCCGCTCGCGGCCGCGTCGACCAGCGCCCGCCGGACCAGGGCGAGGACGACGGTGGCCAGGACGGCCGCCCGGTGCGGGGACGTGCGGCCGAGCCCCATCCGCTCCGCGAGGAACGGCGTCAGCGCCTCCTCGCCGTCGTGCAGCGACTGCGCCCAGACCGCGCGCATCGCCGAGGTCTCGGTGAGCAGGGGGATCAGCCGGAGGGTGCGGTCGAGCTGGGGACCGGAGGCCGCCGCGGCGAAGGCGTGACCGAGCGCCGCGTTCAGCGGCTCGGCGGCCGGGCGCTCGAGGAGTGCGCGTCCCATCGCGGCGATCGCGGCGGCGAGCACCGGACGCACGCAGTCCTCCTTCCCGCCGAGGTACCGGTGGAAGGTCCGGAGGGAGACGCCGGCCGCGTGGGCGAGCTCGCCCGTGCCGACCCCGACGACGCTCCCGCGCTCGAGCAGACGGGCGACGCAGCGCTCCGACAGCGCCAGCGCCAGGACGCCGCCGGGCGCGCTCACGCGATCCTCCGCAGTGCTGCGGCGAGGGCGGCCGCGAGGTCGCCGCGACCGACGACCTCGACGGCGTCGAGGCCCTGCCAGTCCGCCGCCTCGACCAGCAATGCGGCGAGCCGCTCCGGCGTGTCGGCCGGGGCCCCCGGCTCGAGCCAGGCGGCCTGCACGAGGAGGACCCGGCGCTTGCGCTCGCTCTTGAGGTCGACCCGTGCAGCGATCACGTCGTCGAGGAGCACGGGGAGGACGTAGTAGCCGTGGACCCGCTGCTCGGCCGGGGTGTAGATCTCGATCCGGTAGTGGAAGCCGAAGAACAGCTCGGCTCTCGGCCGGTGCCAGACCACGGGGTCGAACGGCGAGAGGAGCGCGTCCGCCCGGAGCGTGCGGGGGCGTCGGGCATCGACGTGCCGCCAGAGCGGCACGGGTCGCCCGCCCCGCTCCCAGCCGCGCACCTCGACGCGCTCGAGCTCGCCCGCCTCGACCAGCTCGTCGATCGCGACGCGCGTGGGGGACTGGAGCAGCCGGTGGTAATCGGCCAGGTCGCCGAGGGTGCCGATCCCATGGGCCCGGGCCGCCCGGCGCACGAGCTCGCGGACGGCGTCGGGGAGGGGCACGTCGGCATCGAGCACCGCGCTCGGGAGGAGCCGCTCGGCGAGACCGTAGGAGCGCTCGAAGCGCGTGCGCCCCGCCGTCACCACCTCGCCCCAGCGGAACAGGACCTCGAGGCCGCGCTTGATGTCGGACCAGCCCCACCAGGGCCCCGTGCGGACGTTGGCCTCGTGCTCGATCTCGGAGGCGCGGAGGGGACCGTCGGCGAGCGCGGCGCGGAGCCAGTCGAGGGTGGCGCGGTTCTCGTGGGCCCAGCCCTCGTGCTCGGGCAGGCGGACCCGGCGGTAGTGCTCCATCCGCCAGCGGTAGAGCGGGAGGTCCTCGCGGCGGACGAGGGCGGCCTCGTGGGCCCAGTACTCGACGTAGGGGCCGTCGGGGGAGAAGGCCGCTGCGTCGAGGAGGGAGCGATCGTACGGGCCGAGCCGCGCGAGCAGCGGCAGGTAGTGGCTCCGCTCGAAGACGTTCACCGAGTCGAGCTGGAGCGGGCGGATCCGGTCCACGGCGGCGCGCACCCGGCGCGCGTCGACCCGGGAGGGACGGGGGACGCCGAACCCCTGCGCCGCCAGGGCGATGCGGCGCGCGAGCGCGGGGGTGAGATGCTCGGTCATGGTCCGCCCACGCTAGCGAACGCCCCCGACATCGCCGTCCCCGATTCGGCCCCCGGCGTTCGCCCGGCATTCACCGCCGCGCTCCCTCGCCGTCTCGCGGCGCTCCTACCGTTCCCGAGGCCGTCCCACCGGGGCGGCCCACCCGACTCCTGGAGGACCCTTGACCATTCAGCGCCTGTCGCGCACCGCCGCGGTCGCCGCCGCCGGCACCGCCCTCGTCTTCACGCTCTCGGCCTGCTCCGGCGGCGCCACCGCCTCGTCCGACGGCGGCGGCGCGGACGCGGCGTCCGCCACATCCGCCGCGGACCTCGGCGGGCTGGACGCCCTGGTCGAGGCGGCGAAGGCCGAGGGCGAGCTCAACGTCATCGCCCTGCCCGACACCTGGGCGAACTACGGCGAGCTGATCAGCGGCTTCGAGGACGAGTACGGCATCACCGTGAACTCCGCCGACCCCGACGTCTCCTCCGCGGAGGAGATCAGCACGGCGGAGAACCTCGCCGGGCAGGACACCGCTCCCGACGTGTTCGACCTGGGGCCGGCCGTCGCTCTGGCGAATACGGACATGTTCGCGCCGTACAAGGTCGAGTCCTGGGACGACATCCCCGAGGGGAACAAGGAGGAGTCGGGCCTCTGGGTCAACGACTACACCGGCCTGATGTCGATCGGATTCGACGCGGCCGCGGTGCCTGCGCCCACGTCGCTCGAGGACCTCCTCGGCGCCGACTACCGCGGTTCGGTCGCGATCAACGGCGACCCGACCCAGGCGGGAGCCGCCGCGGCCGCAGTGCAGCTCGCGGCTCTCCAGTCCGGCGGCTCCGCCGACGACGTCCAGGCGGGGATCGACTTCTTCGAGAGGCTGAACGACGCCGGCAACTTCCTGCCGCTGGACCCGACCGACGCCACCATCGCCTCGGGCGAGACCCCGGTCGTCTTCGACTGGAGCTACAACAACCTCGCCGCCGGGAAGGCGAACGAGGGCACCCGCGAGTGGACGACGACGGTCCTCCCGGGCTCCGCCGTCGGCAGCTACTACAACCAGGCGGTCAACGCCGACGCTCCGCACCCCGCGGCCGCGCGGCTCTGGCAGGAGTACCTCTACTCCGACGCCGCACAGAACCTCTACCTCGCCGCCGGCGCCTACCCGGTGCGCCTGGCCGCGATGACCGAGGCCGGCACGGTCGACCAGGACGCGCTCGACGCCGTCGGCGCCGCTCCCTCCGACCTCGTCCAGTTCACGGAGGAGCAGACCGAGGCGGCCTCGTCGCTCCTCGCCGAGAAGTGGGCCGCGGCGATCCAGTGACCACCGCTCCCGCCGAGGCCGTCTCCGGGGCGTCCGCGCTCCGGGGACGGCGCGGCACCCCGGCCGTGCTGGGCGTCGCCCCCTTCGCGCTCTACGTCCTGCTGTTCCTGGCCGTCCCCACGGTCCTCGCGGTGGCGACCGGATTCACGGACGGAGACGGCCGCTTCACCACGGCGAACGTGCTGGCGCTCGGGGATCCCGTCGTGCTGTCCGCCTTCGGCGCGTCGCTCGGGCTCTCGGCCGTCACCGCCGTCGTCGGCGCGATGCTGGGCGCGGTCGTGTGCCTGGCCCTGCTCGGCTCCGATCCGCGCGGGGCGCTCCGGACCGTCGTCGATGCAGCGGCGAGCGTCCTCGCGCAGTTCGGCGGCGTGATGCTCGCGTTCGCGTTCATCGCGACGATCGGCGTGCAGGGGCTGGTGACCACCCTCCTCGCGGGAGCGGGCGTCGACCTCTACGCCGACGGCGTGTGGCTCTACCAGCTGCCCGGGCTCGTCCTCCCCTACCTCTACTTCCAGGTGCCCCTGATGGTGCTCACGTTCCTGCCCGCGCTCGAGGGCCTGCGTCCGGAGTGGGCCGAGGCGAACGCGGTGCTCGGCGGGGGTCGGCTCGGCTACTGGCTGCACGTGGCACTCCCGGTGCTGGCGCCGTCGTTCCTCGGCTGCGTCCTGCTGCTGTTCGCGAACGCGTTCTCCTCCTTCGCCACCGCGGCGGCGCTCATCAGCCAGGGCGCGCAGATCGTCCCGCTGCAGATCCGCGCCGCGCTGGTCAGCGAGACGGTGCTGGGCCGCGAGAACCTCGCGGGCGCCCTCGCGCTCGGGATGCTCGCGGTGATGGTGGTCCTGATGTCCGGGTACGCGCTGCTGCAGCGCCGGGCCCGGCGGTGGCAGCGATGAGGCCCGCGCGGCTCCTGTCCGGGGCGGTGCTCGTGATCACCGGGCTGGTGTTCGCCGTCCCGATCGTCGCGATGGCGGAGTTCACGCTCCGCGGCGCCGACGGCCACGACCTCTCGCACTGGACGGCGATCCTCGACCCGGAGAACGAGCGCGCCTACCGCTCGCTGTTCCAGGGGATCGGCAACTCGCTGGTCCTCGCCGTCGTCACCGCCCTCATCGTCCTGGTCCTGCTGGTGCCGACGATGCTGCTCGTCGAGATTCGGCTCCCGCGCCTGCGCCGGGCTCTGGAGCTGGTCTGCCTGCTCCCGCTGACCGTGCCCGCCATCGTCCTCGTCGTCGGCCTCGCGCCGGTCTACTCCGTGGTCACCGAGCTCGCCGGCTCCGCGCCATGGACGCTCGCTCTCGCCTACGGGGTGCTGGTACTGCCCTACGCCTACCGCGCAGTGGCGGCGGACCTCGCCGGTCTCGACGCCGTGACGCTCTCGGAGGCGGCCCGCTCGCTCGGCGCGGGCCCGCTCGCGGTGCTCGGGAGGATCCTCCTGCCGAACCTGCGCCGGGGCCTGGTCGCGGCCGCGCTGATCACCGTCGCAGTCGTTCTCGGCGAGTACACGATCGCCTCGCTCCTCAGCCGCACCACTCTCCAGACCGGCCTGGTGCAGGTGTCGAAGTCCGACGCCTACGTCGCCGTGATCTTCTCGCTGCTCTCCCTCCTCTTCGCCTTCGCCCTCCTGCTCGGGATCGGCCGCCTCGCGCGGATCGGCCTGCCGACGGGCCGGGCGCACTCCTCGAAAGGCTCCTCGTGACCGCTTCCACCCTCCCCGGCGCCCGCGTGCGCTTCGTCGACGTGGAGCGGCACTACGGCTCCGCGCGAGCGCTCGACGGCGTCTCGTTCGACGTGGCCCCGGGTGAGTTCATCGCGCTGCTCGGCCCCTCCGGCTGCGGCAAGACCACAGCCCTGCGCGCCCTCAGCGGTCTCGAGCGGATCGACGCGGGGCGGATCCTCGTCGACGAGGAGGACGTCGCCCACGTCCCCGTCGCGAAGCGCGACATGGGCATGGTCTTCCAGTCGTACTCGCTCTTCCCGCACCTGCGGGCGCGCGAGAACGTCGAGTTCGGGTTGCGCACCCGGGGAGTCGGGGCGCGCGAGCGCCGAGCGGCCGCGGGGGAGGCGCTGGAGGTCGTGGGCCTCGGCGCCCTCGGCGACCGCTACGCGCACGAGCTCTCCGGCGGCCAGCAGCAGCGGTTGGCGCTCGCGCGCGCCCTCGTCACGCGGCCGCGGGTGCTGCTGCTGGACGAGCCTCTGTCGGCACTGGACGCGAAGGTCCGCGTCCAGCTGCGCGACGAGATCAAGCGCCTGCAGTCCGAGATCGGCATCACCACGTTCTTCGTCACGCACGACCAGGAGGAGGCGCTCGCCGTCGCCGACCGCGTCGCGGTGATGAACGCCGGGCGGATCGAGCAGCTGGGTGCACCGGAGGACCTCTACGCGCGCCCGGCGACCGCCTTCACGGCCCGCTTCGTCGGCCTCTCGACGGTGGTCGCGGGGACGGTCTCGTCGGGATCGGTCCTCGCGCTCGGCGTGCGCCTGCCGCTCGTCGACGCGGCGGTAGCGGACGGGCCTGTGTCGGTGTTCCTCCGCCCCGAGGACCTCGCCGTCGTGGCCGACGGCGCTCCCGACTCCCTGCCCGGAGTCGTCCTCGCCTCGAGCTTCCTGGGGCCGGTGCGGCGCTCGACCGTCCGGCTGTCGACGGGCGAGGAGGTCACCGTCCAGCACGCGTCGGGGCACCGCCTCGAGCCGGGGGAGCGGGTCGGCGTGCTGCCCGCGCGGCGCCCGGTCGCGGTCGGTCCGGCACCGGAGCAGGCGGCGGTCGGCGCCGCCGCATGAGCACTCCCCGGGGATACCGCGCGGGGTATGCGCCGGGGCCTAGTCTGGGCAGATGAGACTCGGCAGGTCCCGCCGCACCTCCGGCCCGCGCGCCGTCCAGCCCGCCGCGCCCGTCGCGCCCGTCGCCCCGGCCGCCCCCTACCGGCCCGCTCCCGTCGCCGATTCGGCCTTCGTGAGCGACGGGATGCGCATCGCCGGCGCCTGGGCCTGGCGCGTCCTCGTCGTGGTCGCGGCGCTCGCGGTGCTGGTGCTGCTCGTCATCGAGCTGCGGCTGATCGTCATCCCGCTCCTGCTCGCGATCGTGATCGCCGCCCTGCTCGTGCCGTTCTCGAGCTTCCTCCAGCGCCACCGCTGGCCCAAGTGGGCCGCCGTCGTCCTGGCGGAGCTGGGGATCGTCGTGGTGATCGGCGGGCTCCTCTTCCTCGTCGTCACCCAGGTCTACTCCGGCTTCGACGATCTCAGCCGGCAGACGGTGCAGTCCTACGACGACTTCAAGGCCTTCCTCCTCGAGTCGCCGCTCCACCTCACCGAGACCGACATCAACCAGTACGCGCAGCAGGCCCTCACGGCCCTGCAGCAGGACTCGGGGATGCTGGTCAGCGGCGCGCTCAGCGTCGGCTCGACCGTCGGCCACCTGCTGACCGGCGTGCTGCTCACCCTCTTCTCGACGCTGTTCATCCTGATCGACGGGCCGAACATCTGGAGCTGGGTCGTCCGCCTCTTCCCGCGCCGCGCCCGCGGAGCCGTCGACGGCGCCGGTCGCGCAGGGTGGGTGACGCTGACCAACTTCGTGAAGGTGCAGATCCTGGTCGCCTTCGTCGACGCGGTCGGCATCGGCCTCGGCTCCTTCCTCCTCGGCGTCCCGCTGGCCATCCCGATCGGCGTGCTCGTCTTCCTCGGCTCCTTCGTGCCGGTCATCGGCGCCGTGGTGACGGGGGCGCTGGCCGTCTTCATCGCACTGGTCTACAACGGACCGCTGATCGCGCTCTTCCTGCTGATCGTCGTCCTCGCGGTGCAGCAGCTCGAGGGCCACATCCTCCAGCCGCTGATCATGGGGTCGGCGGTCAAGGTCCACCCGTTGGCCGTCGTGCTCGCTGTGGCCGGAGGCTCGATCATCGGCGGCATCGCCGGCGCCTTCTTCGCGGTGCCCGTCGTGGCCACGCTCAACGTCATGGTCAAGTACGTCGCGAGCGGAGCCTGGCGCTCGCCGACCCGAACCCCCGAGAGAGTTGCCGCAGAGCATGCAGACTAGCCGCGTCGTCGGACCCGCCCTCCACGAGTTCGAGGCGGCCCGCGCCGTCCTCGCCCCCGTCATCGCCACCACCCCCATGGAGACGAGCACCTTCCTCGCGCAGGTCCTCGGCTCGCCCGTGTTCCTCAAGTGCGAGAACCTCCAGCGCACCGGCTCCTACAAGATCCGCGGAGCGGTGTTCCGGATGTCGCGGCTCACCCCGGAGGAGCGGGCCCGCGGAGTCGTGGCGGCCTCGGCCGGCAACCACGCGCAGGGCGTCGCCTACGCGGCGCGGGAGCTGGGGATCAAGGCCACGATCTTCATGCCGATCGGCGTCGCGCTGCCCAAGCTCGCAGCCACCCGCGACTACGGCGCGGACGTGGTGCTGAGCGGCCACATCTTCAACGAGGCGCTCGCGGCGGCGGCGGAGTTCGCCGAGCGCACGGGCGCGGTCTTCGTTCCTCCCTACGACCACCCCGACGTGATCACCGGCCAGGGCACGGTCGGCCTCGAGATCCTCGAGCAGGCCCCCGCCGTCGAGACCATCGTGGTGCCCATCGGCGGCGGCGGCCTCATCGCCGGGGTCGCATCGGCGGCCAAGCAGAAGGCGGCCGAGGAGGGGCGCACGCTCCGCGTCATCGGCGTGCAGGCGGCCAACGCGGCGCCGTACCCGCTCTCGCTCGCGAGCGGCGAGCCGACCGCGATCACGATCTCTCCGACGATCGCCGACGGCATCGCCGTGGCGAAGCCGGGGCAGCTGAACTTCGCGATCGTCCGCGAGATGGTGGACGAGGTCGTCACCGTCGAGGACGACGACATCGCCCGGGCCCTGCTGGTGCTGCTGGAGCGGGCGAAGCTCGTGGTGGAGCCCGCGGGCGCGGTGGGCATCGCGGCGATCCTGACGGGGAAGATCCGCGACGCCGGAGCGACCGCGGTCATCCTGTCGGGCGGCAACATCGATCCGCTGATGATGGAGCGGGTGATCAGCCGGGGCCTGGCCGCGTCGGAGCGCTACCTCAAGATGAGCATCGGGCTGCCGGATCGTCCGGGGCAGCTGTCGCGCATCGCGGAGCTCATCTCGGAGGCGAACGCGAACGTGGTCGAGGTGCTGCACACCCGGCACGGCCGGGGCCTGCAGATCAGCGAGGTCGAGATCGAGATCAGCGTCGAGACCCGCGGCCCCGAGCACGCCGACCGCGTCATCCAGGTCCTCACCGACGCCGGCTACGCCCCCCGGATCTCCCGCAACTGACCGCTCGAGGGCGCCGCGTCCGCGATCCCGTCGCGATTCCGGCGCCCACGGTCCGGGGAAGGCGGTTCGTCCGTCGCGGCGTTCCCGGTACAGCGGGGAAGAAGCCGATCACGGCGATCACGGCAATCTCGCGTCCTCCGCCGTCGCCGCGAAGCCGGCGCCCCCCGTCTGGAGAGGGCTGATCGTGCGTCGCGGCGTTCTCCGCAAGGCGGAGGAGGAAGCGGTACCGGCGGCATCGCGCCCGACGCTGTCGCCGCGAAGCCGGCGCCCCCCCCCGTCTGGAGAGGGCAGATCGTGCGTCGCGGCGTTCTCCGCAAGGCGGAGGAGGAAGCGGTACCGGCGGCATCGCGCCCGACGCTGTCGCCGCGAAGCCGGCGCCCCGCTCCCCTTCAGAGAGGGCTGATCGTGCGTCGCGGCGTTCTCCGCAAGGCGGAGGAGGAAGCGATACCGGCGGTATCGCGCCCGACGACAACGTCGCGGAGAGCGCCGCGACGTGCGATCAGTGGCCGGACCAGGTCTCGACGTTGGCGACGCGGACCTCGATCTCCCGCCCGTTGGGTGCTGTGAAGCGGGCGGTGTCGCCGACGTTCAGGCCCATGATCGCCGATCCGAGGGGGCTCTGGGGGCTGTAGACGTCGAGGTCGCTCTCGCCCGCCATCTCGCGGTTGCCGAGGAGGAAGCGGGACTCGTCGCCGGCGATCTCGGCGGTGATGATGGTGCCGGCCTCGACGACTCCGTGGCTCTCGGGGGGCGTGCCGATCTCGGCTTCGCGGAGGAGCGAGGTCAGCTGGCGGATGCGGGCCTCGATCTTGCCCTGCTCGTCCTTCGCGGCGTGGTAGCCGCCGTTCTCCTTCAGGTCGCCCTCCTCGCGGGCGACCTCGATGCGCTTGGCGATCTCCTCGCGTCCGTTGGTGGACAGCTCGGTGAGCTCCGCCTCGAGGCGGTCGTACGACTCCTGGGTCATCCAGGTCACCTGTGACTGGTCGGCCATGGTGGGCTCCTGCTCTGCGGGCCGCGCTCGCGGCGCCCGGCAGCACCGTGCGGAGGTGTCCGCGTCCGGCGGTGGGGACGGCCGGCGTCAGGCGGCGGTGGGAATGGCGAGGCCCCGACGAGTCCGTCAGGGCTTCGGGCAAGCCTACGGGAGCCAGCAGGAGGAGATCAAACCTGTGTTCGCGAGCTCGGTGGTGCGGACCGTCTCCGTGTAGGAGCGGAAGCGCTCCGTCGAGGCGGGGTACTCCACGACCAGCCAGCCGACCACGGCGGACTGCTCGTTGAGGGCCTGGACCGCGCAGGCGACCTCGCGGCCGACGGGCGCGGTGAGGTCGAAGGAGACGGTGACGGTGCGGTCGTCCACGACCTGGTGCGCGGTGTCCTGGACGTCCACCCCGCCGCGTGCTCCGTCGAGTCCGGCCCAGACGACCCAGGCGGCGAAGACGGCGACGAAGGCGAGCGCGACGCCGCCGAAGAGCCAGCGGTTGCCGCGGCGGGTGCGCGTCGTGCGGCCGTAGCGGGTGGCGAGGGGTCCGGCGGCGCGGACGGCGTCCGGATCGAGCGCGGGCGCGGCGGCTCCCTCGACGCTCTCGGACGTGCGGGCGGCCACGGAACTCCCTGGGTGATGCGTCTACTCTGGACGGGTGGCGCGCGTCCTTCGCGGACGGGAGCGCCGATCCCATTAAACCCCGAGGAATCGAGCGATCGTGTCCCAGGCCGTCGAGGTCTCCGTCGATTCGGAGGTGCGGGACACTCCGCGCCTTCTCGCCGTGCACGCCCATCCTGACGACGAGTCGAGCAAGGGCGCGGCGACGCTGGCCGCCTACGCCTCGCGGGGCGCCGAGGTCATGGTCGTCTCCTGCACCGGAGGCGAGGCCGGCTCCGTGCTGAACGAGGGCCTCGAGGCCCGCGCGCACGCCGAGCGCGACATCGGCGGCCTCCGCCGGTACGAGATGGCGGCCGCTCGCGAGGCGCTCGGCGTCGAGCACGCCTGGCTCGGCTTCGTTGACTCCGGCATGCCCGAGGACGGGAAGGTCGACGCCGCCTCGTTCGCGGGCCTGCCGCTCGCCACGGCCGCCGCTCCGCTCGTGCGCCTGGTCCGCCGGTTCCGGCCGCACGTGATCATCAGCTACGACGAGAACGGCGGCTACCCGCACCCCGACCACATCCGCGCCCACCAGGTCGCCGTCGAGGCGTACCGCGCGGCGGGCCTCGCCGAGGAGTACCGGGGCGCGGGCGCTCCGTGGTCGATCTCGAAGCTGTACTACGACCGCGTCTTCAGCGGCCAGAAGCTGCGGGCGATCGCCGAGCACCTGCGCTCGATCGACCCGGAGGACCCGCGCCTGTCGGTCTTCGAGGAGATGAAGCGCTGGAACGAGGACACCCCGTACCTCGCGACCACGCGGGTCGTGATCTCCGGCTTCCACGATCGGCGCGATGCGGCCCTGCTCGCCCACGCCAGCCAGGTCGCTCCGGACAACGCCTTCTTCTTCCTCCCGCACGAGGCGATCGACGCCGCCTGGCCGACCGACGACTTCCAGCTCGTCGAGAGCCGGGTCGACGCGCCGACGCCCGAGACGGATCTCTTCGCCGGTCTCGACCTGGCCGAGCTCGCCCCGGGCCCGACCGCGGTCGTCCCGCCGATCGCGCCCGACCCCGAGCCCTCGGGGGACGCCCCGGTGTCCCCGGAGCCCGACGGCTCCGGCGTCGTCGTCGCCGACGAGGTGCGCGCGTGATCGCCGGGCTGCTCGAGGGCGCCCAGCGCGCCGTCGTCCTCGCCTCCACGACGGTGCCGACCCCGGGTCCCGAGTTCAACGAGGACACGGTCACGCCGGGCCTCTTCGGCTTCATCACGATGCTCGTGATCGCTCTGGCGGCCGTCCTCCTCGCGCTCGACATGGTCCGGCGCGTGCGGCGCACCACCTACACCGCCCAGGTGAAGGAGCGGCTCGACGCCGAGGAGGCGGAGCGCAGCGAGGGCTGAGCCCGGCCCGCACCGGTGGCTGAGCCCGGCCCGCAGCGGTGGGCCCGGGCGTCTCTAGGCGTTGTAGGCGGGGTGGAGCGAGACGATCAGCGCCGCCGTCCAGTGGCAGAGGAACGCCACGGCCGTGAGCGCGTGGAAGATCTCGTGGAAGCCGAAGACGCCCGGGACCGGGTTGGGCTTCTTGATCCCGTAGATCACGGCGCCCGCGGAGTAGCAGAGCCCGCCGACGAGGACGAGCACCATCATCGTCGCGCTGGCCTCGAAGAGCGGACCGAGGTACATCACGGCCGCCCAGCCCAGCAGCAGGTAGAGCGGCACGTAGAGCCAGCGCGGCGCCCCGATCCAGAAGACGCGGAAGCCGATCCCGAGCAGCGCCCCCGCCCAGACCAGGACCAGCAGGAGCGTGCCCTGCGCGGGCGGCAGGGCGAGCACGGCCAGCGGCGTGTAGGTGCCGGCGATCAGCAGGAAG
This window harbors:
- a CDS encoding hemolysin III family protein → MSQRPTPPPSDPRARTDRGGDAVGADGPDLPALPLVEDAIEHDSSAEVRPTWRGWIHAGLFPLAIVAGVVLIVVAEGTAAKWAAAVFATTSLLLFGNSALYHRFDWKPRTKMILKRIDHANIFLLIAGTYTPLAVLALPPAQGTLLLVLVWAGALLGIGFRVFWIGAPRWLYVPLYLLLGWAAVMYLGPLFEASATMMVLVLVGGLCYSAGAVIYGIKKPNPVPGVFGFHEIFHALTAVAFLCHWTAALIVSLHPAYNA
- the ilvA gene encoding threonine ammonia-lyase, translating into MQTSRVVGPALHEFEAARAVLAPVIATTPMETSTFLAQVLGSPVFLKCENLQRTGSYKIRGAVFRMSRLTPEERARGVVAASAGNHAQGVAYAARELGIKATIFMPIGVALPKLAATRDYGADVVLSGHIFNEALAAAAEFAERTGAVFVPPYDHPDVITGQGTVGLEILEQAPAVETIVVPIGGGGLIAGVASAAKQKAAEEGRTLRVIGVQAANAAPYPLSLASGEPTAITISPTIADGIAVAKPGQLNFAIVREMVDEVVTVEDDDIARALLVLLERAKLVVEPAGAVGIAAILTGKIRDAGATAVILSGGNIDPLMMERVISRGLAASERYLKMSIGLPDRPGQLSRIAELISEANANVVEVLHTRHGRGLQISEVEIEISVETRGPEHADRVIQVLTDAGYAPRISRN
- the mca gene encoding mycothiol conjugate amidase Mca, which encodes MSQAVEVSVDSEVRDTPRLLAVHAHPDDESSKGAATLAAYASRGAEVMVVSCTGGEAGSVLNEGLEARAHAERDIGGLRRYEMAAAREALGVEHAWLGFVDSGMPEDGKVDAASFAGLPLATAAAPLVRLVRRFRPHVIISYDENGGYPHPDHIRAHQVAVEAYRAAGLAEEYRGAGAPWSISKLYYDRVFSGQKLRAIAEHLRSIDPEDPRLSVFEEMKRWNEDTPYLATTRVVISGFHDRRDAALLAHASQVAPDNAFFFLPHEAIDAAWPTDDFQLVESRVDAPTPETDLFAGLDLAELAPGPTAVVPPIAPDPEPSGDAPVSPEPDGSGVVVADEVRA
- a CDS encoding DUF4307 domain-containing protein — protein: MAARTSESVEGAAAPALDPDAVRAAGPLATRYGRTTRTRRGNRWLFGGVALAFVAVFAAWVVWAGLDGARGGVDVQDTAHQVVDDRTVTVSFDLTAPVGREVACAVQALNEQSAVVGWLVVEYPASTERFRSYTETVRTTELANTGLISSCWLP
- the greA gene encoding transcription elongation factor GreA codes for the protein MADQSQVTWMTQESYDRLEAELTELSTNGREEIAKRIEVAREEGDLKENGGYHAAKDEQGKIEARIRQLTSLLREAEIGTPPESHGVVEAGTIITAEIAGDESRFLLGNREMAGESDLDVYSPQSPLGSAIMGLNVGDTARFTAPNGREIEVRVANVETWSGH